The sequence below is a genomic window from Curtobacterium sp. MCPF17_002.
CGAACGCCCCGGACGACCCCGTCCAGGGCGTCCCCGTCAGCGGACTACTGGTTGCCGACCTGCTTGTCGGCAGCGTCGCGCGCGCCGTCGATCTTGTCGTCGAACTTGCCGCCGGTCGCCTTCTTCACGGCGTCCGCGACGCCGTCGAGGACCTTGTCGCTCACACCCTCGGCCTGCTCGCTCTTCAGGGCGTCCTGGACCTTGCCGTCCTTGAGGAACTCCTGCGCCTTCTTCGTGATGTCGTCGAAGCCCGCCATCGCCGTCTCCTTGCGTCGTGCGGAGCCCAGCGCCCCGTCGTGGACGCGATGCTAGGCCCCTTGTCCGCATCGCGCACGGGTCGTGACGCACTGTTCACCCCGACGCGGTGTCCACCCGCGAGGGGGTCAGACCATCTGCGCGCTGCGTCGCCGTGCGAGCACGTACCCGACCGCGACCGACCCGGACACGGCGAGCAACGACGGGATGAGGACGTCGGTGCCCTGCTGCGTGAACTCGACCACGAGGACGAGCGCGGTGAACGGCGCACGCATCGTCGTCGCGAGGAAGGCCGCGGCGCCGATGAACGCGAAGGCCGTCAGGCCCTGGCCGTCCGTCGGCCAGAGGAGCAGCCAGAGTCCGCCGAGCCCGCCGCCGACGGCTGAGCCGATCGCGATGGACGGGGTGAGCGTGCCGCCGACGGCTCCGGCGCCGATGGTCGCCGAGGTCGTGATGGTGCGGATGACGCCGAGGACGAGCAGGAACAGGATCGGCGACAGCCCCGCGACCGACCCCGCATCGAGCGAGGCGTTCATCGCCACGAGGCCGAGCGCCCGCCCGTTGCCGAGGATCTCCGGGAAGGGCACGGCGATGAGCCCGACCATCGCGAACACGACGGGGAGCACGACCAGCAGGTGCCACCCCTTCGGCGCGATGCCCTGCAGCCGGTTCGTGAGCTGCACGAAGCCCACGCCGGCGAGGCCGAGCACCGGGCCGACGATCACGGCCCAGACGAGCAGGGACGGCGAGAGGTGCATCGCCGGCACGTGGTAGAGCACCTCGTCCGGGATCACCAGCCGCGCGACGAGGGCCGCGACCGCGCTCGTCGCGAACGCCGGCAGCGCGGTGGCGAAGGTGATCTCGCCGAGCAGGACCTCGACCGCGAAGAGCGCGCCGCCGAGCGGGACGTCGTACACGGCGGCGAGCCCCGCGGCCGCACCGCACGCCACGAGGATCTTCGTCTCGCGGACGCTCAGGCCGGCACGGGCGGTGACGAGCTGCGACAGCCACGCCCCGATCTCCCGCGGCGCCACCTCCTTGCCGATCGAGGCACCGAGGCCGACGGCGAGGATCTGGACACCGGCGTTGCCGACCGTGGCGAGCGCCGGCATCCGCTTGCCGCCGACCGCGGCGGGGACCGAGACGATGGGCCGGCCCCAGCGCCGGAGCGCCCACCACGCGAACCCGGTCAGGACACCGGCGGCGACGAGGGCGAGGAACCGGTTGCGGCCCGACGGGGCGTCCGCCGCCTCGAGGTGCCCGCCGAACGGGTACCCGAACGCGACGAACTGGATGAGCTGCAGTGCGAGCCAGACCGAGATGCCGGCGATGCCCCCGGCGACCCCCACGAGCGCCGTGACGACGGCGAGCTTGAGTGCCCAGAGCGGGGTCGCGCGGTGAGGCGGGGTCGCGCGGTGAGGGGCGGTGCGTGTCGCGTGTCCCGTGTGCGGCATGCGGGGAAGCCTAACGGCTCCCCCGCCGACGCCCGGTCATCGGGCGAGCACCCCGATCAGTCGAAGAGCTCGCTCAGCCAGTTGCCGCGGCGCTTCTTGCCGTACCCGTTCTGCTGCCCGTACCCGGGCTGCCCGTACTGCTGGCCGTACCCGGGCTGGCCGTACCCGTGTCGGCCCTGCTTGTCCCACGATGCCGGCGACCCGGGCGACCGCGGCGACGCGTACCCGTTCCGCGGCACCGCCATGCCCGGCGCGTACGCGGGCTGCCCGTACGGCTGCTGTCCGTACGGCTGCTGCCCGTACGACGGCTGCGGCGTGGGCTGCGGCGTGGGCTGCTGCGTGGGCTGCTGCGTGGGCGACGGGGTCGGGGCCACCGACTGTTCCGGGCCGCCCGACGCGCGCTCGATGATCTTGTCGAGCTCGCCGCGGTCGAGCCACACGCCCCGGCACTCCGGGCAGTAGTCGATCTCGATGCCGGATCGCTCCGACATCACGAGGGTGGCCTGGTCGTTGGGGCAGTGCATGGGGAGTCCTTCCGGATGCACGCGCCGGAGCCGACGCGTTCCTGTGATCCTGGTCAGGTTCCATGAGGCGACCATGCGAAGGACCTGGACGGACCCGGTGAGTCGACCCGCGCCTCCAGGCCGCCAGCTGGCCCCGCGGACTCAGACGGCGCTCAACCGGAACGGCACCACGCAGTCGGCCGGCACGAGCGGCGGCTGCAGGCCGACCGTCTCGAGCACGTGACCGGCGAAGACCCGGACGCCCGACCACCAGGCCGGAGCGACGATCGCGGAACCGTCGCCGATCACGACGGGGTCGACGCGGTACGCCGCTTCCGGGTCGAGCCCGCGGAACCGGATCCGTCCGGTGCCGGACACCTCGGAACGGCCGGTGCTCACGAAGAAGAAGACCGCGTCGCGTGCACCGGGCGCGACCGTGCCGTACACGAGGCGGGCGTCGTCGACCTCGTCCATCCGCACGAGGTCCCCGCCGTGCAGCACCGCGCGCCACTCCTTGTACCGGGCGATCCAGGACGCGAGACCGGCTTCCTCGTCCGGCGTCGCCTGGGCGAGGTCCCACTCGATGCCGAGGTGCCCGACGATCGCGGTGCCGGCACGGAACGCCAGGTCGTGCACGCGGCCGGTCGTGTGGTTCCGCCCGCTCGCGATGTGCGCACCGAGGAGCTCCGGGGGCAGGAGCTGCTGCGTCCACCGGTGCATCTGCTGCCGCTCGAGGGGGTCGATGTCGTCCGACACCCAGACCCGGTCGGTGTGCTCGAGGACCCCGAGGTCGACCCGCGCGCCGCCCGACGAGCACGACTCGATCTCGAGCGAGGGGAAGCGCTCCTTGAGCGTCGCCATCAACCGGTACGCGGCGAGGGTCTGCTCGTGCACCGCGGCACCACCACCGGGGCGGCCGGCCTCGACGAGGTCACGGTTGTGGTCCCACTTCACGTACTCGATCCCGTACTCGCCGATGATCGCCGTCATCCGCTCGAGGACGTACGCGAACGCCTCCGGGATGCCGAGGTTGAGCACCTGCTGGTCCCGCGAACGCAGCGGCAGACGATCGCCGGCCTGCAGGATCCACTCCGGGTGCGCCCGGGCGAGGTCGCTGTCCTCGTTCACCATCTCCGGCTCGAACCACAGGCCGAACGTCATGCCGAGCGTACGGACCCGGTCGACGATCGGGCCGAGCCCCTCCGGCCAGACGTCCTCGTCGACGTACCAGTCGCCGAGGCCCGCGTGGTCGTCGCGGCGGTTCCGGAACCAGCCGTCGTCGAGGACGTACCGCTCGACCCCCAGCCGTGCGGCGCGCTCGGCGAGGTCGGTGAGCCGGGCGAGGTCGTGGTCGAAGTAGACCGCCTCCCACACGTTGATCGTCATCGGGCGCGGGGTCGACGGGTGCTGCGGACGGCTCCGGATCCAGCGGTGGAAGCGACGGGCCTGGTCGTCGAGACCGTCCCCGTACGCGGCGTACAGCCACGGCCCCTCGTACGTCGCGCCGGTGTCGAGCCGGACCTCGCCGGGCAGCAGCAGCTCGCCGCCGCCGACGACCTGCCGTCCGGTCGCCAGCCGCTCGGCGAGGTGCCGGTGGTTCCCGCTCCACGCGGTGTGGACGCCCCAGACCTCGCCGTGGGCGAAGCCGAACCCGGGGACGCCGACGCTGAGCACCGTGGCGGCGTCGGCCCCGGTGCGGCCCTTCCGGCCCTCGCGCTCGTGCGTCCCGACGACGAGTTCGCGGCGCTGCGGCGTGCGCTCCTTGCCCCAGCGGCCGGCGAAGTCGAGGACCTCGCGGGCGTGGGACGGCACCGGCAGGGCGAGGGTGAGGTCGTCGACGGTGTACGCGCCCGCGGCGGTGTTCGTGACGGCGGCGCGGGTGCGGACGAGGCCGGAGGGGAGCATCTCGACGGTGAGCGTGAGGGCGAGGCCGGCGGTGTCGTCGGCGGCGTGGACGGTGACGGTGCCGACGTTGGCGGTGACGCCCGCGGCCCCGCCTGCTGGCGCGGTGCCGCCGCCGTGGGCGTGCCCGCCGGTCGCGGCGACTCGTGCCTGCACGTCGAGCGACGTCACGGTGAACGCCGGCGACCAGTCGCGCCCGTCCCGGTGTCCGGAGAGCCCCGGCCGACCGGTCCAACCACGGTGCGGCTCCGGCAGGATCGCCAGCCGCACCGGCACGTCGGCCTCGTTCGGAGCGACCGGTGCGACGTCGGCCACCGCGAGCGCGAGGAGCTCCGCGTCGTCGAGGTCCCCGAGCGCCGCGCCCCAGTGCACCACCGCGGGGAGCGCCCCGTCACGGCAGTCCAGCACGAGGGAGACGCCCCCGGCGCGCAGGTGGACGAAGTCGTTCGTGTTCACGGCGACAGTCTTCCTCAGAACCAGCGCTTGACCTTGAACACCACCCAGAGGACCGCCGCGAACGCCACCATCGCGACGATCGCGAGCGGGTACCCGAACCGCCACTGCAGCTCCGGCATGTGCGTGAAGTTCATGCCGTAGACCGCCGCCACCAGCGTCGGGGCGAACAGGATCGCCGCCCACCCGGAGATCTTCTTCGTGTCGTCGTTCTGCTTCTGCGCCGCGAGCGTCGAGTCGACCGTCAGCGCGTTCTGGAGGAGCTGCCGGAACGTGTCGAGCCGCTCCACGGTCCGGATCGCGTGGTCGAGGACGTCACGGAACCGCCGCTGCATCTCCACCGGCAGGTGGTACTTCTCCGCACCGCGGTGCAGGTTCTCGATGATGTGGATGAGCGGGCGGGCGGCTCGCTGGAAGTCGACGACCTCGCCGAACAGCTCGTAGACGCGGCGGGAGACCCCGGCCTCGCCCGCGAACAACTGGTCCTCGATCTGGTTGATGTCCTCTTCGAGGCCGTCGATCACCGGCACGTACCCGTCCACGATCGTGTCCATCAGCGCCCAGAGCTGCGCCTGCGGGCCGACGGTCACGAGCCCCGGCTTGCCGCTCATGCGCTGCAGTGCCCTCGGCACGGTGTGGGCACCGCGCGGGTCGGCCTTCACGACGACGAGGAAGAAGTTCTCCCCGACGAAGGCGTGCACCTCGCCGAACTCGACCTCCTCCGCCGTGTCGTTGTACAGCGCCGGCTTCAGCACGACGAACAGCGTCGAGCCGTAGCGCTCGAGCTTCGGTCGCTGGTGCCCCTCGGCGGAGTCCTCGACCGCCAGCTCGTGCAGTCCGAGGGCGACCGCGACGTCGCCGAGCTCCTCGGCGTCGGGCTGGTACAGCACGATGCACGCACTGGCGCCCTGGTCCTCGAGCATCCGGAAGGTGTCGTCGAGCGAGGGACTCGGGATCGGAGCGATCCGGTCGACGTAGACGGTGTTCAGCTCGACGGTCACGCCACCACCGTACGCAGGATGGGCACCCACCGGCCTGGAGGCGCGTCGCGGGCCCCGCCCCGCGCCTCCAGTCCGCTCGTCCCCCGTCTGCTGGACGTGCGCTGCGCGCCGGTCAGGTGCGTCCGCCTACGGTGCAAGGTCATCAGCATGCTGACGAAAGGGACTGACATGCAAAGGATCTGGAAGCGGATCGCGGTCGCGGTGAGCGCGGTCGTCGCGGTCGTGGGTGCGTTCGTCGGGTCGGGCGCCGCCGGAGGGACTCCGATCCAGGACGCAGCGGGTGGGGCGCTGTCGGCGTCCTCGACAGCCATCGCGCCGGACGGGCCGGCGTTCTCGATCTGGAGCGTCATCTACGTCGGGCTCCTCGCCTACGCCGTCCGCCAGTGCTTCCGCACCGCGGACGACGACCGCCACGCGCGACTCGCGGTGCCCGTCGTGCTGTCGCTCCTGCTCAACGCCGCGTGGATCCTGTCCGTGCAGTTCGGGTTCCTGTGGCTGAGCGAGCCGATCATCGTCGCGCTGCTCGCCGTGCTCGTCTGGACGTTCACGATCCTGCGTCGCACGCGGCCCTCCGGCGTCGTGTCGGCGATCGTCACCGACGGCACGTTC
It includes:
- a CDS encoding Rv0909 family putative TA system antitoxin, producing MAGFDDITKKAQEFLKDGKVQDALKSEQAEGVSDKVLDGVADAVKKATGGKFDDKIDGARDAADKQVGNQ
- a CDS encoding chloride channel protein translates to MPHTGHATRTAPHRATPPHRATPLWALKLAVVTALVGVAGGIAGISVWLALQLIQFVAFGYPFGGHLEAADAPSGRNRFLALVAAGVLTGFAWWALRRWGRPIVSVPAAVGGKRMPALATVGNAGVQILAVGLGASIGKEVAPREIGAWLSQLVTARAGLSVRETKILVACGAAAGLAAVYDVPLGGALFAVEVLLGEITFATALPAFATSAVAALVARLVIPDEVLYHVPAMHLSPSLLVWAVIVGPVLGLAGVGFVQLTNRLQGIAPKGWHLLVVLPVVFAMVGLIAVPFPEILGNGRALGLVAMNASLDAGSVAGLSPILFLLVLGVIRTITTSATIGAGAVGGTLTPSIAIGSAVGGGLGGLWLLLWPTDGQGLTAFAFIGAAAFLATTMRAPFTALVLVVEFTQQGTDVLIPSLLAVSGSVAVGYVLARRRSAQMV
- a CDS encoding zf-TFIIB domain-containing protein — translated: MHCPNDQATLVMSERSGIEIDYCPECRGVWLDRGELDKIIERASGGPEQSVAPTPSPTQQPTQQPTPQPTPQPSYGQQPYGQQPYGQPAYAPGMAVPRNGYASPRSPGSPASWDKQGRHGYGQPGYGQQYGQPGYGQQNGYGKKRRGNWLSELFD
- a CDS encoding alpha-galactosidase, producing the protein MNTNDFVHLRAGGVSLVLDCRDGALPAVVHWGAALGDLDDAELLALAVADVAPVAPNEADVPVRLAILPEPHRGWTGRPGLSGHRDGRDWSPAFTVTSLDVQARVAATGGHAHGGGTAPAGGAAGVTANVGTVTVHAADDTAGLALTLTVEMLPSGLVRTRAAVTNTAAGAYTVDDLTLALPVPSHAREVLDFAGRWGKERTPQRRELVVGTHEREGRKGRTGADAATVLSVGVPGFGFAHGEVWGVHTAWSGNHRHLAERLATGRQVVGGGELLLPGEVRLDTGATYEGPWLYAAYGDGLDDQARRFHRWIRSRPQHPSTPRPMTINVWEAVYFDHDLARLTDLAERAARLGVERYVLDDGWFRNRRDDHAGLGDWYVDEDVWPEGLGPIVDRVRTLGMTFGLWFEPEMVNEDSDLARAHPEWILQAGDRLPLRSRDQQVLNLGIPEAFAYVLERMTAIIGEYGIEYVKWDHNRDLVEAGRPGGGAAVHEQTLAAYRLMATLKERFPSLEIESCSSGGARVDLGVLEHTDRVWVSDDIDPLERQQMHRWTQQLLPPELLGAHIASGRNHTTGRVHDLAFRAGTAIVGHLGIEWDLAQATPDEEAGLASWIARYKEWRAVLHGGDLVRMDEVDDARLVYGTVAPGARDAVFFFVSTGRSEVSGTGRIRFRGLDPEAAYRVDPVVIGDGSAIVAPAWWSGVRVFAGHVLETVGLQPPLVPADCVVPFRLSAV
- a CDS encoding magnesium and cobalt transport protein CorA, with protein sequence MTVELNTVYVDRIAPIPSPSLDDTFRMLEDQGASACIVLYQPDAEELGDVAVALGLHELAVEDSAEGHQRPKLERYGSTLFVVLKPALYNDTAEEVEFGEVHAFVGENFFLVVVKADPRGAHTVPRALQRMSGKPGLVTVGPQAQLWALMDTIVDGYVPVIDGLEEDINQIEDQLFAGEAGVSRRVYELFGEVVDFQRAARPLIHIIENLHRGAEKYHLPVEMQRRFRDVLDHAIRTVERLDTFRQLLQNALTVDSTLAAQKQNDDTKKISGWAAILFAPTLVAAVYGMNFTHMPELQWRFGYPLAIVAMVAFAAVLWVVFKVKRWF
- a CDS encoding tryptophan-rich sensory protein; the encoded protein is MQRIWKRIAVAVSAVVAVVGAFVGSGAAGGTPIQDAAGGALSASSTAIAPDGPAFSIWSVIYVGLLAYAVRQCFRTADDDRHARLAVPVVLSLLLNAAWILSVQFGFLWLSEPIIVALLAVLVWTFTILRRTRPSGVVSAIVTDGTFGLYLGWVCVATAANTAAVLTAAGFRGFGLGQDVWGVLVAAVAGLVGVLLAVWGRGRLAPTASLAWGLAWVAVARLDGPLVSTPTAVAAVVAAAAAVVVTLVVRARVGWVRGRATAGGAARAA